Proteins from one Chitinophaga oryzae genomic window:
- a CDS encoding cation:proton antiporter domain-containing protein, with protein MSAKLFGHLFTFLRQPKVVGEMLAGVLLGPTCLGYFFPALASEIFPKSQLPFLFILGNLGLSFYMFIVALELDFSLVDKKMLKQSGWLSFFIIVAPFALGLLFGVIYFDLLKGAAGTLSFGIFLGASLAITAFPILARILQENGLLKTRMGTIVTLSASIQDVVSWIMLAVVLMMIKGSSASGFKTIIGAPVYLLLMFLLIKPLLAAICRRFFRKEGDFSGFFSFTVILILASALASDYLDLHSVFGGFVLGLIFPRDKKMVEPLIIRIKDMIITLLLPLFFCFSGLNANLLILQDLGYLVPCMVLVVFSFIGKYLPSLIIMRMNHFSLREASAVGGLMNARGLMELIIANIGLTYNIISKELYSMIILVALLSTIIAMPIYNISMRRRFSYFII; from the coding sequence ATGTCCGCAAAGTTATTCGGACATCTGTTTACTTTCCTGCGGCAACCCAAAGTAGTGGGAGAAATGCTGGCTGGGGTGCTATTGGGGCCAACGTGCCTGGGATACTTTTTCCCCGCCCTGGCCAGCGAAATATTCCCTAAATCCCAGCTTCCGTTCCTCTTTATATTGGGCAACCTGGGGCTGTCCTTTTACATGTTTATTGTTGCACTGGAACTTGATTTCTCTTTGGTAGACAAAAAAATGCTGAAGCAGTCAGGCTGGCTTTCCTTTTTTATCATCGTTGCTCCATTTGCCCTGGGGCTGCTCTTCGGCGTCATTTATTTCGATCTGCTCAAAGGCGCTGCCGGCACTTTATCCTTTGGCATTTTCCTGGGAGCTTCCCTGGCTATCACCGCCTTCCCTATCCTGGCCAGGATACTGCAGGAAAACGGCCTGTTAAAAACAAGGATGGGCACTATCGTTACGCTCTCTGCCAGCATACAGGACGTGGTATCATGGATAATGCTGGCAGTAGTGCTCATGATGATAAAAGGTTCCTCCGCCTCCGGTTTTAAAACAATCATTGGCGCGCCGGTATACCTGTTGTTGATGTTCCTGTTGATAAAGCCGCTCTTAGCGGCAATATGCCGAAGGTTTTTCAGGAAGGAAGGGGATTTTTCAGGCTTTTTCTCTTTTACTGTCATACTCATTCTGGCGAGCGCCCTGGCCTCAGATTACCTGGACCTGCATTCAGTTTTTGGCGGTTTTGTGCTGGGCCTGATTTTTCCCAGGGATAAAAAAATGGTAGAGCCTCTGATCATCAGGATAAAAGATATGATCATTACCCTTTTACTTCCCCTATTCTTCTGCTTTTCAGGTCTGAATGCCAATCTGCTGATCCTGCAGGACCTGGGGTATCTGGTCCCCTGCATGGTGCTGGTTGTTTTTTCCTTTATCGGGAAATATCTTCCTTCGCTGATTATCATGCGCATGAATCATTTTTCATTGCGGGAAGCTTCTGCCGTCGGTGGGCTGATGAATGCCAGGGGGCTGATGGAACTCATTATCGCCAATATCGGGCTGACTTACAACATCATCTCAAAAGAGCTGTATTCCATGATCATTCTGGTGGCGTTGCTTTCCACCATCATTGCTATGCCGATTTACAACATATCCATGCGCAGGCGATTTAGTTATTTCATTATTTGA
- a CDS encoding response regulator: protein MSQQTEKISIVLVEDHSIFVEGLQSVLRKIENVTVMATFSAGEEVLDYLQQQPADIVFLDISLPGSLSGVEICRLIRRSHKATKVIALSNHTEREIVSDMLNNGANGYLLKNASLPDLQNAIDQVMMGQCVMSEEVRNIVFTANTSLKSIPRLTSREKEVLYWISEGLTTSAMAAKLFISVQTVESHRYNLLQKFQVPNAVVLVKKAMELGLIRSEK, encoded by the coding sequence ATGTCACAGCAAACGGAAAAAATTAGTATCGTATTGGTGGAAGACCACAGCATCTTCGTGGAAGGCCTGCAAAGCGTGCTGCGGAAGATCGAAAATGTAACGGTGATGGCTACCTTCAGCGCAGGAGAGGAGGTGTTGGATTACCTGCAACAGCAGCCTGCGGACATCGTGTTTCTGGACATCAGCCTGCCGGGAAGCCTGTCAGGCGTTGAGATATGCCGGTTGATCCGCCGCAGCCATAAGGCGACGAAAGTCATTGCGCTCAGTAATCACACAGAAAGGGAGATCGTCAGTGACATGCTGAACAATGGCGCCAACGGATACCTCCTGAAGAACGCCTCCCTGCCCGATCTGCAAAACGCCATCGACCAGGTGATGATGGGCCAGTGTGTGATGAGCGAAGAGGTACGAAACATTGTCTTTACCGCTAACACTTCTTTAAAAAGCATACCACGGCTCACTTCCCGTGAAAAGGAAGTCCTGTATTGGATCAGCGAGGGGCTGACCACCTCCGCGATGGCGGCCAAGCTCTTTATCAGTGTTCAGACGGTGGAGAGCCATCGTTATAACCTGCTGCAGAAGTTTCAGGTGCCCAATGCAGTGGTGCTGGTCAAGAAAGCAATGGAGCTGGGCTTGATACGGTCTGAAAAATAA
- a CDS encoding tetratricopeptide repeat-containing sensor histidine kinase, with protein MRTVTIVCFLWLSFAGFDANGQQDRYTDSLLRKLDTAAEDTARARVLFLLSDYWADKDSARAVDYANKSFDYTEHRPFFRGLAHFYLAGAYFSYDKKRSQQEYLLADKWLGPFTTPEALQYRSRAWHNYGALDQYMDDNRSFVNILLTKAIPLAQAAGDNERVAWGYMDVGSVFMNYKDYSKAGYYFTKAIGILRNNYLEAKPVLAECYINLAKARLFEDRALEAEPPLKEAFRILTTAGDSSYLPSYYTISGMYHIRMKQWDQALADLHTGLNIAERQQRTYDVLSLQYQIYEAYQQQGKPDMAKAALEKAYLSYQRFPLAANRKTILYELAKTEAALGNYKPAYNRLMEYALLSDTLFEKRTAKEIATLEARHQAAENEKKLLRLQNRSQLQQLLLYFGGAVVVLLAAFFLYIYRQRKKREAQQLQIQIARAQLEGEERERRRLARDLHDGLGGMLAGVKLNLSAFGHDKEEGQQADLQKVIGQLDDSVHELRRIARNMMPETLLRSGLARALEDLCKWMDNDRMHVEYTLLDIPEEMSHSQKMDIYRIVQELLANAARHSGAREVFLQCSGRENRFYITIEDNGTGMQGKQGGEGMGLANIRSRVAYMHGKMELDSRAGEGTIINIEINVTANGKN; from the coding sequence TTGAGAACAGTTACCATTGTATGTTTTTTGTGGCTAAGCTTCGCCGGTTTTGACGCAAATGGTCAGCAGGACCGTTACACAGATAGCCTGCTCCGGAAGCTGGACACCGCCGCAGAGGATACTGCCCGGGCGCGTGTCCTGTTTCTGCTTTCCGATTATTGGGCAGATAAAGACAGCGCCCGGGCGGTAGATTACGCCAACAAATCCTTTGACTATACAGAACATAGGCCTTTCTTCCGTGGGTTAGCCCATTTTTACCTGGCCGGGGCTTATTTCAGCTACGATAAAAAAAGAAGCCAGCAGGAATATCTGCTGGCGGATAAGTGGCTGGGACCCTTTACCACGCCGGAAGCCCTGCAATACCGTTCCCGGGCCTGGCATAACTATGGCGCGCTGGACCAGTATATGGACGATAACCGGTCTTTTGTCAATATTCTGCTGACCAAAGCCATACCGCTGGCACAGGCAGCCGGTGATAATGAACGGGTGGCCTGGGGGTATATGGACGTCGGCTCCGTATTCATGAACTATAAGGACTATTCAAAAGCAGGCTATTACTTCACCAAAGCCATCGGTATCCTCCGTAACAACTATCTGGAAGCCAAACCCGTGCTGGCGGAGTGTTATATCAATCTGGCCAAAGCACGTCTTTTTGAAGACCGTGCCCTGGAAGCGGAGCCTCCGCTGAAAGAAGCGTTCCGGATCTTAACCACAGCAGGTGATTCTTCCTATCTGCCCTCTTACTACACTATCAGCGGCATGTACCATATCCGCATGAAACAATGGGACCAGGCGCTGGCAGACCTTCACACCGGGTTAAATATAGCGGAGCGGCAGCAGAGGACGTATGATGTACTGAGCCTGCAATATCAGATTTACGAGGCTTATCAGCAACAGGGCAAACCGGATATGGCTAAAGCCGCGCTGGAAAAAGCATATCTCAGTTACCAGCGGTTTCCGCTGGCTGCCAACCGTAAAACGATCCTGTACGAACTGGCTAAAACAGAAGCTGCATTGGGGAATTACAAACCGGCTTATAACCGGCTGATGGAATACGCCCTGCTTTCAGATACCCTGTTTGAAAAACGGACGGCCAAAGAAATAGCCACGCTGGAGGCCAGGCACCAGGCGGCAGAGAATGAAAAAAAGCTATTGCGCCTGCAAAACAGAAGCCAGTTGCAACAACTGTTGCTGTACTTCGGCGGTGCTGTGGTGGTACTGCTGGCCGCCTTCTTCCTGTATATTTACCGGCAGCGGAAAAAGCGCGAGGCGCAACAATTGCAGATACAGATCGCCCGCGCCCAGCTGGAAGGGGAAGAAAGAGAGCGGCGCCGCCTGGCGCGTGACCTGCACGACGGACTGGGAGGCATGCTGGCAGGGGTGAAGCTAAATTTATCTGCTTTCGGCCACGATAAAGAAGAAGGCCAGCAGGCCGATCTGCAAAAGGTTATCGGCCAACTGGATGATTCCGTTCATGAGCTCCGGCGCATCGCCCGTAATATGATGCCGGAAACCCTGCTGCGTTCCGGCCTTGCCCGGGCGCTGGAAGATCTCTGTAAGTGGATGGACAATGACCGGATGCATGTGGAATACACGTTGCTGGACATACCGGAAGAGATGTCACACAGCCAGAAGATGGACATTTACCGGATCGTACAGGAATTGCTGGCTAATGCAGCCAGGCACTCCGGCGCGCGGGAGGTGTTTCTCCAATGCAGCGGAAGGGAAAACCGTTTTTATATTACCATAGAAGATAACGGAACCGGCATGCAAGGAAAACAAGGCGGGGAAGGAATGGGACTGGCCAATATTCGTAGCAGGGTAGCGTATATGCATGGGAAAATGGAGCTGGACAGCCGCGCGGGAGAAGGAACGATCATTAATATCGAAATCAATGTCACAGCAAACGGAAAAAATTAG
- a CDS encoding TolB family protein: protein MKIRVLQLLAALFFFVSCSKDKNNGPGPDNGGGYTPLGGGVIYYNWANEGILRFNLAAGTVATAQQDDVGRNGWDISLDGTKYLQAEDKNGDGYDKEIYTLTNLADGTIISRFEKESGYANHTFPKLSHDVTRIAVPPTFDDGLMVLDLQGRILHNLSSFQGVKIDKGNVNWMPDNTLLFSIGKKICRTNTAFTQASVIKELNFAAWGDLTVSPDGSKLVFAAGNHIWMMNIDGSNLVQVTTSSKTEVLPEFSPDGKWLVLGTDYQTTGPFGHIWRLVVVPADGRKYNLDPGADGNVIRLVKKGETLPEACDGGVCWR, encoded by the coding sequence ATGAAAATACGTGTATTACAGCTCCTGGCAGCTTTGTTCTTTTTCGTTTCCTGCAGTAAGGACAAAAACAACGGTCCCGGTCCGGATAACGGGGGCGGCTACACTCCGCTGGGCGGCGGTGTTATTTACTACAACTGGGCCAATGAGGGTATCCTTCGGTTTAATCTCGCTGCGGGCACCGTCGCTACTGCTCAGCAGGACGATGTAGGCCGCAACGGGTGGGACATCAGCCTGGACGGCACGAAGTATTTGCAGGCAGAAGATAAAAACGGCGACGGTTATGACAAGGAAATCTATACGCTGACTAACCTTGCCGACGGAACGATCATCAGCCGTTTTGAAAAAGAGTCGGGTTATGCCAATCATACCTTTCCAAAGCTGTCCCACGACGTGACGCGCATCGCCGTGCCGCCCACTTTCGACGACGGACTGATGGTGCTGGACCTCCAGGGCCGGATATTACATAACCTGAGCAGCTTCCAGGGAGTTAAAATAGACAAGGGCAATGTCAACTGGATGCCCGACAACACGTTGCTCTTTAGCATCGGTAAAAAGATCTGCCGCACCAATACCGCTTTTACGCAGGCGTCGGTAATAAAGGAGCTGAATTTTGCGGCATGGGGTGATCTGACCGTAAGTCCGGATGGCAGCAAATTAGTCTTCGCGGCCGGGAACCATATCTGGATGATGAATATCGACGGCAGCAATCTGGTGCAGGTCACTACCAGCAGCAAAACGGAGGTGCTGCCGGAATTTTCGCCGGACGGGAAGTGGCTGGTACTGGGCACAGACTACCAGACCACCGGCCCTTTCGGCCATATATGGCGCCTGGTGGTGGTGCCGGCGGACGGTAGAAAATACAACCTCGATCCCGGTGCGGACGGAAATGTAATACGCCTGGTCAAAAAAGGAGAGACCCTGCCGGAAGCCTGTGATGGCGGTGTGTGCTGGCGCTGA
- a CDS encoding SDR family oxidoreductase, protein MKVFVTGATGFVGTAVVKELLAAGHQVAGLARSEAAAQKLIALGAEAHRGDLTDLESLKAGAANADGVIHLGFIHDFSRFKEMCAVDEKVIEAIGEALAGTARPFIVTSATGVLAKNGIITEEDRSESDANPRVATEKAVDKVAAKGVRVSVVRLPPSVHGEEDKGGFIPILIRLAREKGQSVMINDGANVWPAVHQRDAARLYRLALEKNADGGTRYHAVAEQGVSFNIIATTIGEKLGVPVVSLGPDEAAAHFTWFAHFARFNNRSSSEATKAALGWNPTHATLPEDLAGNAYFPAEH, encoded by the coding sequence ATGAAAGTATTTGTAACCGGCGCGACCGGGTTCGTTGGCACCGCTGTCGTGAAAGAGCTGCTGGCAGCTGGCCACCAGGTAGCAGGGCTGGCCCGCTCGGAAGCAGCCGCGCAAAAATTGATCGCTCTCGGTGCAGAAGCGCACCGGGGCGACCTTACCGACCTCGAAAGCCTGAAAGCAGGCGCAGCAAACGCCGATGGTGTTATTCACCTCGGTTTCATCCATGATTTTTCACGCTTCAAAGAGATGTGCGCCGTCGATGAAAAAGTGATCGAGGCTATCGGGGAAGCGTTGGCAGGTACCGCACGCCCTTTTATTGTCACCTCCGCTACCGGCGTGCTGGCGAAAAACGGCATCATCACAGAGGAAGACCGTAGCGAAAGCGACGCTAATCCGCGGGTGGCCACGGAAAAAGCAGTAGATAAAGTAGCGGCCAAAGGGGTCCGGGTGTCTGTGGTGCGACTTCCTCCCAGCGTGCATGGAGAAGAAGATAAAGGTGGTTTTATTCCCATCCTGATCCGCCTTGCCCGGGAAAAGGGCCAGTCCGTGATGATCAATGACGGCGCCAATGTATGGCCTGCAGTGCATCAGCGGGATGCGGCCCGCTTGTACCGGCTGGCGCTGGAAAAGAATGCAGACGGGGGCACCCGTTATCATGCCGTAGCTGAACAGGGGGTTTCTTTTAATATCATTGCAACCACCATCGGTGAGAAGCTTGGCGTACCCGTGGTGTCACTGGGCCCGGATGAAGCGGCAGCACACTTTACCTGGTTTGCACACTTCGCCAGGTTCAACAACCGGTCCTCTTCCGAGGCCACCAAAGCTGCGTTGGGATGGAATCCCACACATGCCACCTTACCGGAAGACCTGGCGGGAAATGCGTATTTCCCGGCGGAACACTAA
- a CDS encoding nucleoside hydrolase yields the protein MDSDVDDVGALAMLHGFADRGDAAVLAVMVSSLNPWSPGAVDVINTFYGRPDIPIGAVQRFGVYHTSRYARALCEQFKHNTLPEGNMPDATMLYRKILAAQQDTSVVVVTVGDLTNLSNLLKSAPDQFSGLKGIALVKKKVKHLVCMGGRYPADTDPQPWGNFKPDPDATRHVAAEWPTRIYFTGGGAFADSIPTGNIFFQEKYRHTPMAHAYQLFLKGWNRKWHHSADIIAVYVAVKGYLSYFKTEERGYNHIFEDGTNVWRLAPRNDRHYLISAFAEGVDPGKIAEKFNEWMAPQGR from the coding sequence ATGGATTCCGATGTAGATGACGTAGGCGCGCTGGCCATGCTCCACGGATTTGCCGACCGGGGAGACGCGGCCGTACTGGCAGTGATGGTATCCAGCCTTAATCCCTGGTCGCCCGGAGCGGTAGATGTGATCAATACCTTTTACGGCAGGCCGGACATTCCCATCGGCGCCGTGCAGCGGTTTGGCGTATATCATACATCCAGATACGCCAGGGCGCTTTGTGAGCAGTTTAAGCATAATACGCTGCCGGAGGGGAATATGCCGGATGCGACGATGCTGTACCGCAAAATATTGGCGGCTCAGCAGGATACGAGCGTGGTGGTGGTGACGGTAGGCGATCTGACCAATCTCTCTAACCTATTAAAATCAGCGCCGGACCAGTTCAGTGGATTAAAGGGTATCGCCCTCGTAAAAAAGAAGGTGAAACACCTTGTTTGCATGGGTGGCCGCTACCCGGCTGACACCGATCCTCAGCCGTGGGGAAATTTCAAACCGGACCCCGACGCTACCCGGCATGTTGCTGCCGAATGGCCCACCCGCATTTATTTCACCGGGGGCGGCGCTTTTGCCGATAGTATTCCCACCGGGAACATTTTTTTTCAGGAGAAATACCGGCATACGCCGATGGCGCACGCTTACCAGCTTTTCCTCAAAGGATGGAACAGGAAGTGGCATCACAGCGCCGACATTATTGCGGTGTATGTGGCAGTGAAAGGGTACTTGTCTTATTTCAAAACAGAAGAACGTGGTTATAATCATATTTTCGAAGACGGGACAAATGTGTGGCGGTTAGCGCCGAGGAATGACCGGCATTATTTGATCAGTGCGTTTGCGGAAGGTGTTGATCCCGGCAAAATCGCTGAAAAGTTCAACGAGTGGATGGCGCCACAGGGGCGTTAA
- a CDS encoding carbohydrate-binding protein gives MKTSTPTSDARKGTALRRIARLLQMHYNRLKIIPVLLLPLCLLCSTLHAQYLLLDDMEGHGPCSGRWTYYAGNTTTGKVEFGVPNPNPSGLNTSPLVAKFTKDTSSFEYMSASCQLTDSFDLATNSTFKMLVYASTLDEIMFKLQPGNNYSKAVFFTFKPSRINHWEEATYNFQSVKNRTDFNTIAIQYIDGKKANGILYFDLVQGPNPTAIVLKDTTILMGHENGAVLTAQVKGGTLKPALAAANWTAANFPPGVTISGVQRLNDTTARITLSGNSPANYSRTALKLSVAGAELTTANVASYTAKGNVVFEGNPNWTLVFADEFNTDGKPDRSKWIVDPRPKGWINGEQQVYTDTTHDNARVRNGRLVITGKKDFPTGNTTEPWSSGRLITQGKFDFLYGKVEVRAKLPRARGSWPAIWLMPTSSAYGGWPKSGELDIMEHVGNNFGTVLSTIHSQNHNWTNGGGISGSKKLMDADTVYHVYAMEWAPDTLRFTFDTMQVLTFANPHTDWKDWPFDQKFHLILNLAIGGGMGGSIVEADWPDSMQVDYARVYQKGLGTPVLDTIIVTPSDLSFLPGKQQQYTVKALDQNGYPITITPQWGITGTGNSITPAGLATLNNSGQVTVTATVDTTTKTGVAFVTRRPANYKPVPVKIQAESFDNSNNTHTEPCSDIGGGLDVSFIGTGNWFEYDLDVPRADTYRIQFRVAVNSTSSLRIQLDTTTLQTVNLPASGGWQKWVTVTSAPVRLEQGQQTIKIVANKDGWNFNWLSIIRADSIPLARVVIKPDSATVNVGQAQQFTATGYGQDSSLIAITPVWSVSGTGANITTGGLFTGTVDGDYQVLATAGAVGDTAIVHVVTPPVLTRIVLTPDSATVPLSASQQFVAKGYDQRDNPFTFKPVWSTTGSGNTIDTNGVFTAGITPGSYTVTAASGSLSVSNTVMVGYTCTVNDKYEAESASNRAPGPVLEACTDTGGGQNFTGLKAGDWFAYNTLNVPVAGRYTISFRVLSTAASKIWIGHSTYKFDTISVPSTGGVWKTITDTIRLPALNYTGVHILTGSPKFNWFSIDNCAVNEQAAATAYAKAEYPAKETDTKGPVLYPNPTNGQLTLDLRGQSYRRLTVLDIRGNLLRQWYIQKGERRISRDISALPAGTYMLILEGDKNNKTFRIIKI, from the coding sequence ATGAAAACGAGCACACCAACATCTGACGCTCGCAAAGGGACCGCTTTGCGACGTATCGCCCGGTTGCTGCAAATGCATTACAACCGGCTGAAAATTATTCCTGTATTACTACTGCCGCTATGCCTGTTATGCAGTACGCTCCACGCGCAATACCTGCTGCTGGATGACATGGAAGGCCATGGCCCCTGTTCCGGCAGGTGGACGTATTACGCCGGCAACACCACCACCGGCAAAGTGGAGTTCGGCGTGCCCAACCCCAACCCGTCAGGACTGAATACCAGCCCGCTGGTGGCCAAATTCACCAAAGACACCAGCAGCTTCGAGTACATGAGCGCGTCGTGTCAACTGACAGATTCTTTTGATCTCGCCACCAACAGCACGTTTAAAATGCTGGTGTATGCCAGCACGCTGGATGAGATCATGTTCAAACTGCAGCCCGGCAATAACTACAGCAAGGCGGTCTTCTTTACCTTCAAGCCTTCCCGTATCAACCACTGGGAAGAGGCCACCTACAATTTCCAGAGCGTAAAGAACAGAACGGACTTCAACACCATCGCCATCCAGTATATCGATGGTAAGAAGGCTAACGGCATCCTCTATTTCGACCTCGTGCAGGGGCCCAACCCCACGGCCATTGTGCTGAAAGATACTACCATCCTGATGGGGCACGAAAACGGAGCAGTGCTGACAGCCCAGGTAAAAGGGGGGACCCTCAAGCCGGCACTGGCCGCCGCTAACTGGACGGCCGCCAATTTCCCCCCCGGCGTTACCATCAGCGGCGTACAGCGGTTGAACGACACCACGGCGCGTATTACGCTCAGCGGTAATTCCCCGGCCAACTATTCCAGGACAGCCCTGAAGCTCAGCGTCGCCGGCGCAGAGCTGACCACGGCTAACGTGGCCAGCTATACGGCGAAAGGCAACGTGGTGTTTGAAGGCAATCCCAACTGGACATTAGTGTTCGCAGATGAGTTTAATACCGACGGAAAGCCGGACCGCTCCAAATGGATCGTAGATCCCCGCCCCAAAGGATGGATCAACGGCGAGCAACAGGTATATACCGACACCACGCATGATAATGCCCGCGTGAGAAACGGCCGGCTGGTCATCACCGGGAAAAAAGATTTCCCGACCGGCAACACTACAGAACCATGGTCTTCCGGTCGCCTCATCACACAGGGTAAATTTGATTTCCTGTACGGCAAAGTAGAAGTACGGGCTAAGCTTCCCCGTGCGCGCGGCTCCTGGCCGGCCATCTGGCTGATGCCTACCTCCAGCGCCTACGGCGGATGGCCTAAGAGCGGTGAGCTGGACATAATGGAACATGTGGGCAATAACTTCGGAACGGTGTTGTCTACCATTCATTCACAGAACCATAACTGGACCAACGGGGGAGGCATTAGCGGCAGTAAAAAACTGATGGACGCAGATACGGTGTATCATGTGTATGCTATGGAATGGGCGCCGGACACGCTCCGGTTTACCTTCGATACGATGCAGGTGCTTACTTTCGCCAACCCGCATACGGACTGGAAAGACTGGCCCTTCGACCAGAAGTTCCATCTTATCCTGAACCTGGCCATCGGCGGGGGCATGGGCGGCTCCATCGTAGAAGCCGACTGGCCCGACAGTATGCAGGTGGACTATGCCCGCGTGTATCAGAAAGGACTGGGCACGCCGGTGCTGGATACTATCATCGTTACGCCGTCGGACCTGTCATTCCTGCCGGGAAAACAACAGCAGTATACGGTGAAGGCGCTGGACCAGAACGGGTATCCCATTACCATTACGCCACAATGGGGCATCACCGGTACGGGCAACAGTATTACGCCTGCCGGGCTGGCCACGCTGAATAATTCCGGGCAGGTAACGGTGACTGCTACCGTGGATACGACCACCAAAACGGGTGTCGCGTTTGTTACCCGGCGGCCGGCAAACTATAAACCGGTGCCGGTGAAAATACAGGCCGAAAGTTTTGACAACAGTAATAACACCCATACAGAGCCATGCTCCGATATAGGCGGCGGCCTGGATGTCAGCTTCATCGGTACCGGCAACTGGTTTGAATATGATCTCGATGTGCCGCGCGCCGATACTTACCGGATACAGTTCCGCGTAGCGGTCAACAGCACTTCCAGTCTTCGTATACAACTGGACACTACCACGCTGCAGACCGTCAACCTGCCGGCCAGCGGCGGATGGCAGAAATGGGTTACGGTAACGTCTGCGCCTGTACGATTGGAACAGGGGCAGCAAACCATTAAGATCGTCGCTAATAAAGATGGCTGGAATTTCAACTGGCTGAGCATTATCCGGGCCGATTCCATACCGCTCGCCCGTGTGGTGATCAAACCCGACAGCGCAACGGTCAATGTTGGCCAGGCGCAACAGTTCACCGCTACCGGCTATGGGCAGGACAGCAGCCTGATAGCCATCACGCCGGTATGGTCGGTGTCGGGTACCGGCGCCAATATTACTACCGGCGGATTGTTTACCGGCACTGTTGACGGTGATTACCAGGTGTTGGCAACAGCCGGAGCGGTGGGTGATACCGCTATCGTGCATGTTGTCACGCCGCCGGTACTGACGCGTATCGTCCTGACACCGGATTCCGCGACGGTGCCGCTCAGCGCATCGCAGCAGTTTGTCGCCAAAGGGTACGATCAGCGGGACAATCCCTTCACCTTTAAACCGGTATGGAGTACAACCGGCTCAGGAAATACCATCGACACCAACGGCGTATTCACCGCGGGCATCACACCGGGTAGCTATACGGTGACCGCCGCCAGCGGCTCCCTGTCTGTCAGCAACACGGTAATGGTAGGCTACACCTGCACGGTGAATGATAAGTACGAAGCCGAAAGCGCTTCCAACCGTGCTCCCGGGCCGGTGCTGGAAGCCTGTACAGATACAGGCGGAGGACAGAATTTCACCGGCCTGAAAGCGGGTGACTGGTTTGCGTACAATACCCTGAATGTACCGGTGGCAGGTAGATACACGATCAGTTTCAGAGTATTGTCTACCGCCGCGTCCAAAATATGGATAGGCCACAGCACCTATAAGTTCGACACCATCTCTGTGCCGTCTACCGGCGGGGTGTGGAAGACCATTACAGACACCATCCGCCTGCCGGCGCTCAATTATACCGGCGTGCATATCCTGACCGGCAGTCCGAAGTTTAACTGGTTCAGTATCGATAATTGCGCCGTAAACGAGCAGGCTGCTGCTACGGCTTATGCAAAAGCGGAGTATCCCGCGAAAGAAACAGACACGAAAGGGCCTGTCCTTTATCCCAATCCTACGAACGGACAGCTGACCCTCGACCTGCGCGGTCAATCGTACCGGCGGCTCACGGTGCTGGATATCCGCGGCAACCTGTTGCGGCAATGGTACATTCAGAAAGGGGAACGGCGCATCAGCAGGGACATCAGCGCGTTGCCGGCAGGGACCTATATGCTGATACTGGAAGGTGATAAAAACAACAAAACCTTCCGGATTATTAAAATCTAA